The sequence GTGTACTGCAGTTGCACGTCCCCAGCGGCTGGACTGACGGTAATGGACGCCAGCACAGACATGCAGGGGGTCTGGAGCAGTGCCAACTGTGGGCGCATCACTCTGTGGTGTATCCCcaaagaggaggtgggaggcgcCTTCATCAGGCTGAGCATCGCTCCTCACTAGCTCCTGTTTTAGAGGGACTCAGGGTTGCAGGGCCTGAAGGGTTAACGAGGTGTGAACTAACCGTTCCCGTTTTGTGTTGCTAGCCAGTGAAAGAGAGCCCGGAGGTGTCGATTCATGTTGTGGCGCTATACTCCTACGAGTCCCAGAATCCAGAGGACCTCAGCTTTAACCAGGGGGACAGCATCCTACTCCTCACTAAAGGTAGCGCACACAAACTCGCCGCCATGGGAAAAACTTTGTTCATCCTGGATAAAAAAGGAGTGACGTTTTAATCACTATTAATTGTTCCATTTCTTTAGTGAACCGGGACTGGTTTGAAGGGGAGTGTAAAGGAAGTACTGGTATATTCCCTGCAGCCTATGTGGAAGCTCCGGTGGATGCCTTATAACCAGTTGCTGCGTCGTTGCTGCGTGCTCACCGTTTGGAAACTGATTGTAGCACTGGAAGCAATTCGCCTATTTGATACATTTTATGTACTCACATGATTCTTGCAACATTTGGGTTGTATATACATGCCTGAATGCACTTATTTTGAGTTACTttggacaaataaataaataattgtttgcAATACATTTACCTTTAACATGACTCAACTGAGTGAAcccatttatatattttctatgGAATTTGTACTCCATGTCCTCGAAGCTTATCTGCTCAAACAGGGCTCTGTCGGGGAGCTGTCTGGcatattatttgcattaacttatttctcaatttataccatggtcacaAGCACAGCCGTTTGAGACAACGCGCATGTGTTAAACAATAAACTATGGCTTCTTTGCTCGGTCTACAGGGATTTATTTGAATAAGTGGTCCTGAAACAGCTTTGTAAGTGTTTGGTAGAACAGTCAATTGTGGGCGGGACTGAGGTCAGACTCCCCAGTGTAGATAGCCATCACATTGTGCTACCATCATTCcaatatgaataaaacatgtgcATAAAACAACGGTCCAATCGTGTGTGAGCGGCTTGTTGCATGGAGGTGAACCAGCGGTGGTTAAATAAGGCCTGTGGTGGATCTGACCGGGGCGAGTCATCACGAGGACTTCCCTTCGCCCTCGTAGGCGATGGCGATGCCCCTCCGGCCCTCGACGGCCTTGGTCACCGCCGTCTCTCCCAGCTTCCTCTCCAGGCCCTGCCAGCTGCGGCCCGCCAGGTAGGACGCTGTcgaggagggaggggcggggtcaggtATGGTGGCAACAGGTCCCCGCTTTCTGGGAGCATCCCAGAAGGCGGGGGTGTCACCTTGGGGTGACGCCCTTACTGGAACCCATCCCTCTCTAGCAACACATTACTGACTgaatatagatatttatataaaaaactGTGGATATATCTATAATTTAAATAAGGCCCAATTATGCCCCTATAAACCCTACAAATTAAACATTGATTTAAACATAAGCAGAAAATATTTTTCCTTGAATTCAGATTACTACAAAATGTATCTACAGTGATCTGCATCACACGATATTTATTGCATGGTGTGGCAGTGTCTCAGGGTGAGATGGTATCATGGCCGTGAACCAGGGAGGACCATGACAAGCGGTAGTACATGACAATACATTATTTTGGTTAAAGatgacatatcataccaccaggtgtgagtgtgattagctgtgtccagcgtgtccacctagatgtatgacggatagatgagcaacgtttgctactgtccactgggtagactgatccatccagcatACATCTTGGTTTAactgcccacttgtgatgtcagaagaggccgattttcctAACTGCTTGTAACGGccaaacacactgacacctggtggtatgatacgTCAGCATTAAACATGCATCCCAGCTCAGACGCCTCAACTGAAGAGCCCAGTGGAGCCCTGCTCTACGTCTGGTACCTGCTGTGTGGGTTTGGGCCACGGTGAGGTTCTGGTTCCTCAGGACCAGGGAGGAGGGGTCGTCAGAGGGCACCGCTGCCTCTTCAGACCACAGGCCGTGCTTCCGCAGCGCCCcagtgatcagggacacgtccGTCTCCTCTCCCGCCTCCTGCTCACTGCCCAGCGCCACGTGGTTCTGCCCACCTGGGGCGGGAAGAGGGTTATTAAGGGCCCACGGCAACCAAGCTACTCCTCATGCTTTTATAAGAACATTTgctatacatatgtatatattccATGATGTCCATAGATGAAAACGTTATTAATCCCCCGGAGGGGAAATTACTTTGTTACAGCAGcgcagcagcagtggaaaacacaggataaaatacaatacaaattaaAAGTGGTGCTAAGGAATACAAAAATAGATGCTAAAGTAAATGCGAAAGTAAGGGCAAACAGGACTAACAGGACAAACAGGCCAAACTGTATAAATCCTAAAGCTGCCAGTTGCTAGTTGCCAGTACTTCACAGTACAACAATGACTAACAAAGAGCACCCAGCAGACCTGGCAGGAGGTTGCGGAAGTCGGTGACGTAGTCCTCGGACCACTCGCGGCCGCGGTTGCAGGCCACCTCCATCTCGAAGGGCGTGACCACGGGCTTGTAGAAGTCGGCGTGCTCCAGCAGCGAGTTCTCGGGGCAGGCGATCAGCACGAACACGTCGATCTCCTGGAAGTTGGCCAGCTTGGCCACGTTGAGCTTGCCCATGGCGAACATGTAGCTCTTCTTGCCCGCCCGGCGGATGGTCTCCTTCAGCTGCGTGATGATGGCCAGGTAGTCGGCCACGCCCAGGGTGCCCACCAGGATGCCCACCACGCCCGCGTCCTTGGCCCGCTCGATGGCGTAGTAGCGCTTCATCAGCGCGCGGTTGACGGCGGGCGACTCGGCGCGGCTGGCCGAGGTGGCGGGCTGGAAGGCCGAGAAGCGGACGCGGTTCCAGGTCATCATGAAGTTGCGCAGCACCGCGCCCTCGGGGCCCACGAAGAAAACGCTGTAGTCCCGCACGCCCAGGCCCGCCTTCAGGGCGCAGCGCCGGCTGAACTCGCGGACCACCCCGGGCTCCCCTGGCCccaccggcggcggcggctcgctGTGACCGTGGCAGTGGTCGAGGACGAGCGTGGAGACGACCATGTTGGGGTAGGAGGGCGTGAGGAGCGCCTGGAGGGCGTCTGTGGGAGAGGAGTCATCAGGGGTTTGGGCTTCATTCGTAACAAGAGTTTGGGGTGGCGAGCGATCGTGACGTAGATCTACGACCGCTCCATCACATGGGCTGGCTGAGGTTTGTTTACCCCTTCTGCTCGATCAATAATGAGTTTGGGGCAAAACTCGAACCAACTGATTAAACCAACAGTCCTGCTTCTTTTAACGTCATTTTGGACAACCATAAACGTCAGTATTGCTCCTTATCTTAATATCACCACAAAGAAAATGCGCCTGAATTATACCCTGCATTATTTATGATTGTATTCATTTAatcatattaaaattaaaaaatatatatgtaaatgtttgcccccccccccccgcctcttgCATTCCAACAAAATGACCTCAATGAAAGACTCCCCTCTCATGTGAATCCAGGGTCCATTCTGAAGGAGTGGCCTACCGATTGCGTGAGAGTAGTTGACGTCGTACAGCACGACCACGTGGCTCTGCGTGTCGGGGTACAGCTCCCTGAAGGCAGCGGCACACTTCTCAAGGTCCAGGGGCCGCCGCTCGAAAACATAGATGAGCGGCAGGCGCGTGGTGGGGCTGAGGCAGGCCCGGCCGTAGTGCACGATGCAGTCGGCCCCCACGTGCTCCGCCGCCACCTCGTCAACAcagcagctggagagagagagaggacccccACGTTAACGCCGCTGACATGAAGGACAACCTGGAGTGTGCTGCTCTGGGGATGGCTGCAGGAAAGTATGCTTTCTTCTCCTGTTCCATTGCTCCATACACAAATGACATATAGAAGAACATGGTttctgcaacaacaacaaaaaactgcCATGCCGTTAAAGAACAGTTTGTTTACATTGAAGGTTTCCATCGCTGCATGAACTCACAAAATCGCATTGAGACAATATTTAACTTAATACTGAAATACATAATTCTATCCTAATTAGACAACCTGTATTCCCAGTCTCACTGAGGACAAGTCATCAGCATGCAGGTGGAAGTTAGCCCGGAGGTGATAACAGCATATCCTCAACACCAGCAGCCTTTTGTTAAATATACCTGCCATAGGATGTGTCTCCCAGTACGAACAGCTTGGCTGACGTACTTTTCTCGATCTCTGTGGCAATGGGAACAGAATGCACCAGCACTTCATCTGGGAACTGTAGTGCAACCTGTGGCgatgaaattaattaaattaataacgTGAACAATGGCAGGATACAAACaccattcattaaaaaaaaaaaaaaaaagcaactcGCCACTGTCTACCTTTTTGAAACCATTGTTATTAATGAAGTCGCAGGTTCTTTTAATCTGGTACTGCTCCTCTACGTTTTCTAAGGGAGCATCACTCCCTGACGTCACGTCCACTCCACGCCGGAGGACCGCATCAGAGTTGCTGCTGAATGCGTCGGTCATCCTGTCATTTAGTCGTGGCTGAGAATATAAGGACAAACAAATGTTTATTACAAGGATTAGGGTAAGAAAAATATGACTGCGGTCAATGGTAAAGAAAGATTGTTCCTCATAACAGTGAATAGAATCACTGAGCACTGTAAATGACGATTATAGAGGAAACTTGACCCTTATATTAGCAAAAAAGTCTAAACAAGTAGGTTAGTACAATGACATTGATAACAGACAGTTGATCCAAGGGCTGTCTTTATAGCTGAGATGACAGTcacccatacacacaggcaaaacAAACGGATACATGCATTTACCTTGGGAGTTCGCTTGTTATGGAGTCAGGTCTTTAATAATTCCACCTCACAAAGTTGTTATTATATATCCGAGTCATTAATCCCATATTCAGAGAATATGGGATAGGCCTGTTTTATGGGAATAATCTAGTATAACAATGTAAAACGTTACTTTAATAGTTAGCTGCCACACACGTGTTTCTCTACGACACACACCGATATTATGACAACTTCCCGTTTGTATTTTCAAAATGAAGGTCCACTCAACTCTGTCAAATCACAACCGTTTGaatcaaaaaacacacaatagcTATATTATTAAACATCTGATCACCTTTCTGACAGCATTTATTGGAAAGGTTTACATTTTCTAAATCAATAACTTATGTTTATTGTGAACAAATCACACATTTGTtttacaataataaaataagcttTTATTAACAATGATGTGATAACAAATATTTGAtctcaataaataatataattcagGTTATATGACCTTGCAGTGTAGTCAGTTGTTTGCAtctcaaataaacatttttattgttattttggtCATGGTTATTACTAGCCTAGAAATCTAGACGCCCCTAGCGGCAGCAAATTGAATTTGCAGCCAGGGAGTCAGCCAGGGAGCCAATATCTTTCCGATAtgggtctggcttgccaggCTAGCTTATTACCATAATTTGAATTATAAAGACAATATTAACTTAATAAATTTTACTAAATATTATTGAAGATTTAAATTCCTTTTCAAAGCACACTTTTTGGCTTTTGGCCAAATGTATATGTTACTAAATGTCGATAGAATGAAAGCAATCCATCCACGACTCGTTCAACCCAGGGAATTGTGCTCTTATTCCATAAGACCAATGGGATGCATGTCTTCCTTGGTGTGCAGTAACTGAATCTGGAGACCTGAAGACAAACCTGATCTCCATAAACAGGCAGCAGACTCGGTAAGTAAAAGGGGACCTTGTGCAGTGGAAACCCGGATGTGTTGGAGAATACATTAACACAGTTTAAACACATTTGAATGGAATGCAGTGGAAGTGTTGCTGATTCGTTTACATCCAAATGCGATAGAAACCCAAGGCCACTGTCAGACAGGTAAACACTGAACCTAAAGGGCAGAAAAAAAATTGCCAGTCGTATAATGTTCTTTCAGTAAAACAAATTGTAAAATAATTATTCTAATATGATCATCTTTTGCATTTCCATCTCAATgactatctatatatagatatctatgtattcatAATTTAAATTTGACAATGACAAGGCATGGTTAATGGATAGCCGTTAAGAACCAAGGTTTTTTCCTACCTGCAAGGTATTTGATGGTGTCCAATTTGTGTGATTCCAACATAGTCTTAAGACCTGCCACCTCTGTGTCTATTTTCATGTTAGTCCGGGTCAAATGGCAATCGTGCTCTGCATTCTGTAAGAAGCAGATATCCACACCAAATTACAAAAACATCTACTGGCATAACAGCAAGACTTACTGCAAGTGTGTTATGGGCACCATGACTAATGGAAGTACTTACCATTTCCATTATGTCTGTTCGCGTTTCCAAGAGTTTCTTCTCATACAGTGCTTTctaaataataagaaaaacaaCTCTCAAATGATGAGACAGCGAGAACTAAGAGAAGGTAGGTTGACAGCAGAATAAACCGGTAACAGCTACTTCCCATTGCTCATAGCCCTTACCATTTCCTTCACACGGCTTTTCTCGATGCTCATGTCTAAAAGGGTGTCGGAGCGCACCTTATTCATCAAGTCCTGCAAACACAATGAAGGCAGTTGATTTGAGCACATATATTCAGATGACCAATATGCAAAACAAAGTATCAATGTTATCTACATACAGTATaaaatctaaaaaaaatatCTAATCATCAATggattcactttttttttccgAACAAATTTCAACTCAGTAATACTCACAGCCAGCTGACCCTTCAGCTGTAACAGATGTATCTTGACTTTCTTGAAGAATAGGAAAAAGTGAACAAAAGTGAGCACACACTCCATTATACAGTCACTTAGGTACGGTAGGGAGACTGTTCTACTGCCCTGTAACAGTCTAAGTGCATCCGTAATGTTGCTTAGCGTTCACAGTAGCATAAAAGGACAATACAGGTCTGGGTGATTAACCATCGCAACCGTCTCTCCTGGCATCATTCACATTCTCAACCAATATCATATTGCAGAAGAACTTCATTGTGCCGATTTTGCCAAAGAGCATCAAGCGTTTTTTCCCCGCAAACTGTACTCGACACGAAAGAGTTCTATTAATAAGGTTTATTTTTGTGGCGAGAATGTGTTCAAGCTTAATGCTCTTCGGCAGAATTTGAACAAAAAAGTCATTTTGACAGATATACAGTTTTAGTGAAGCCCGGAGGGACGCTATTGAGGGTTTAATCACCAGGAACTTTAACCCTGGTCAGAGCATTACAATGAGTCTCATTAGACATGAACGTAGACCTGGTTCATAACATTAAAATGGTTCTCTGGTTATCTCAGTGACTcattaaaaggaaaaaagaaatcCTTCCACAGACCTCATTCTCTGCCAGCAGCATGGAGAACTCGCTCTTCTCCAGAATGATCATGTCCTTCTTGACGGCTGCTATCTGGGACATGACTCGCTGCAACATTATCTCCTGATGTCACCCGTCCCATTGGTTCAGAGAGtgaccaacacagacacacacacccacacacgttaCCAAATGTTTAAATAAGGGGACAGCACCACCTGCGACAAATCACATGGTATTACAGTATTGAAAATGTGTGCCAGGTGAAAATACAAAAATTGGATAGGCAATGTTGTTCTTTGCTTGCGATTGAAGCTGTTGATGTGGTTTAATATCAAGTGTTAGGTTAGTCTTCATTGTCTCCCATTCAATGCAAATGTGTATGGTTTTTGACAAAGTAATCTTATCTGTGTTCCCTAAACACATTATATTATCGTGTTTCCAAATCTGACGGTCTCTTGACCAAAGTTGATTTAGTCAAAAGATGACATAATAAAAAGGGGGGTAAAAGGGCTGCTACGATAGTGATGTGTGGAATGACAATTATATctcaaatgtttttaaaaggggtGATGAGGCAATACAATCAGTAGGTTTATTAATTATCACTCTCATTGGTATAGCTGACACATTTAAAAGGGTAATTTAGGCCAATTAACGAGCAGAAATAGCACTAATGGTTTTCATCAAGTGCATTCTAGGAATCATCTTACACCACTGATCTTTTATTATCTCGTCCTCTCATACCTGCTGCACTTTGGTGGCCATGTCGCTGTAGATGGCGTCCATGTTTGAGTGGGTGGTCCTGACCAGCATGCTGACCATCACCTCCGCCTGCGGCGTGCTGAAacctaaacacaaacacagcgcaTGTTTATACTGAAACCTTAGCAGAAACACAAGGTCATACTGGAACctaaacagaaacaaaaagTCCTACTGAATACTTAAACACAACGCAATTTCACTCATCAGGCGGATCCAAGCCGGGTATCAACCGAAGCCTGGCCCTTTGGCAGATGTTTCAAAACAATCGAGGTGATGCCAACCGTTGTCTTCAAGGAGTCGAACCATGGCGTGGGTGTCAAAAAGGAGGCGTGCCCGGCCCCCCGCCCTGGGATCGCCTGCCTTGAGATCATACTGGAGTTGTCTGAGGGAGGTACTCAGCTCTATCATTCAAAACACAAGACGGAAGAATAAAGCGACTTTAAACAGACAGTTCGATTCAAAAGGTGCATGTTTTTCAaacaattatatttaaaatactAATGCTCATTTTCAGTATAGTATTATTTTGCCTTTCATTCATTCTTAAATTCAGTAGCAGAAATGACACAACGGAACTGTTTCTGTTAGAACATTATATCGCTAACGTTGAATTCACTTTCAACAATACACGGGGGGTTCTCAATGCAGGGCGTACCAGCATGGTCAATGTTGACAgtgaacagacagacatacacatgccAGCATACTGACAGGCTACGGGCGTGATCACTAGAATGACTAATTGCTTAAACTTACGTAGGTAGTGTTAATATGGGTATGTGACATAACATAATGTATATACATCATTCGTTGTTCAACAATAACTTCACTATAGTCTTTCCGTTTTACTTACCTCGTACAAACACACGTGTTGTGTCTAATAACCGGCGGGTAGTAACCGGTCTAGGAGATTTTCCTAATACCGGGGACGTCTTCTTGCTTAAAACACTATGATCGATGGTGAATCCCCGCGAGGCGTTCACGCTATTCAAACATATCTTATTCAATGATGTGAGCCGTGTCGTTGCTTTAACATAATAACTGACCACGGGAACACATTTAAAATCACACCAAATAGTATGTACGATCGCTCTTGAATGAAACAGATTCAATAACATTTCTTAATCCTGGCCACAACGATTCAAACAGTAGAACGGAGCTACACTCACCACCACTtgcatatgtaggcctactccctTTTTAGTTTCTCTTGAATGACAAGTAAAGTCGTAGTTGTGACAAAGGTCGTCCTCTTTTTAGAAAGTACCGCTTTGTCTCGCGAGAGTACATATTTCATACCAGTTTCCTATCCCAGTACTAGTAGGACAATCAAAACAAATCCAGTAATCTGATAGCCCttcattcaaaatgaaaatgCAAAATCTTCTAACAACCTGTCTTCACATCCACCCATGCCTATCCAGGCCTTTCCTCACTCGATTTATTTGTTACTGCTTACCTTCTTTCTGATGTATAGTGGCTTTGGTACtatgaaaatgtatttgatgAATATTGATGAATTTATTGTTGATAATGCTTATGATGCTGATTTATAATTATATGTCTTATCATTATTAGCATCTTATCATTATTAGTAGCTTAATAATTTTGTTATGAAGAATGTATTCTTAtaattattgtcattaataatataattattgtcattattattattattagtattaacaataccactactactactacaactacttacTATTAGT is a genomic window of Gadus chalcogrammus isolate NIFS_2021 chromosome 23, NIFS_Gcha_1.0, whole genome shotgun sequence containing:
- the dph2 gene encoding 2-(3-amino-3-carboxypropyl)histidine synthase subunit 2, encoding MTDAFSSNSDAVLRRGVDVTSGSDAPLENVEEQYQIKRTCDFINNNGFKKVALQFPDEVLVHSVPIATEIEKSTSAKLFVLGDTSYGSCCVDEVAAEHVGADCIVHYGRACLSPTTRLPLIYVFERRPLDLEKCAAAFRELYPDTQSHVVVLYDVNYSHAIDALQALLTPSYPNMVVSTLVLDHCHGHSEPPPPVGPGEPGVVREFSRRCALKAGLGVRDYSVFFVGPEGAVLRNFMMTWNRVRFSAFQPATSASRAESPAVNRALMKRYYAIERAKDAGVVGILVGTLGVADYLAIITQLKETIRRAGKKSYMFAMGKLNVAKLANFQEIDVFVLIACPENSLLEHADFYKPVVTPFEMEVACNRGREWSEDYVTDFRNLLPGGQNHVALGSEQEAGEETDVSLITGALRKHGLWSEEAAVPSDDPSSLVLRNQNLTVAQTHTAASYLAGRSWQGLERKLGETAVTKAVEGRRGIAIAYEGEGKSS
- the mcur1 gene encoding mitochondrial calcium uniporter regulator 1 gives rise to the protein MLLNLFHSRAIVHTIWCDFKCVPVVSYYVKATTRLTSLNKICLNSVNASRGFTIDHSVLSKKTSPVLGKSPRPVTTRRLLDTTRVFVRELSTSLRQLQYDLKAGDPRAGGRARLLFDTHAMVRLLEDNGFSTPQAEVMVSMLVRTTHSNMDAIYSDMATKVQQEIMLQRVMSQIAAVKKDMIILEKSEFSMLLAENEKVKIHLLQLKGQLADLMNKVRSDTLLDMSIEKSRVKEMKALYEKKLLETRTDIMEMNAEHDCHLTRTNMKIDTEVAGLKTMLESHKLDTIKYLAGSVFTCLTVALGFYRIWM